From Shewanella psychrophila, a single genomic window includes:
- the rsgA gene encoding ribosome small subunit-dependent GTPase A has protein sequence MKKHHKFSIIKSTSNSTSSPSADSSASRAANFITNRDQSSESLTRLGWRSFFAQQVAGENITELKFAKVMACHRNQFELETSTNTLTLPITNQMADITIGDWLVLNDDNSFRQRLERLSLFSRKAPGSKVQTQLIAANVDTVFIVSSLNKDFNLSRIERYLALANEAEVTPVFVLTKADLCDDTQVYIKQILGIAPLAMVETVNALARESVQPLYAYCALGQTVAVMGSSGVGKSTLINSLIGAQAQLTSNIREDDSKGRHTTTGRTLHQLNSGGLLLDTPGMRELQLADCEQGVADTFEEIISLARQCRFADCHHQSEPGCAVQTALTNGELEYRRLASYQKLLREQALNTASLAQKRAKDRNLTKFHRSIQDGARRLKGK, from the coding sequence ATGAAAAAACACCATAAATTCTCAATAATAAAATCTACATCAAACTCAACTTCTAGCCCAAGTGCTGACTCAAGTGCGAGTAGAGCTGCCAACTTCATAACAAATCGAGACCAGTCAAGTGAGTCACTCACTCGATTAGGTTGGCGTTCTTTTTTTGCGCAACAAGTTGCTGGAGAAAACATCACTGAACTAAAGTTCGCTAAAGTGATGGCCTGTCACCGAAACCAATTCGAGCTGGAAACAAGTACAAACACCTTAACGCTCCCAATCACAAACCAGATGGCAGATATTACTATCGGAGACTGGTTAGTGCTTAATGATGACAACAGTTTTCGGCAACGCCTTGAACGTCTCTCATTATTTAGCCGCAAGGCTCCGGGAAGCAAGGTTCAGACTCAGCTCATTGCGGCCAATGTCGATACGGTATTTATCGTCTCATCCTTGAACAAGGACTTCAATTTAAGCCGTATAGAACGCTATCTCGCCTTAGCCAATGAAGCCGAAGTCACCCCAGTATTTGTCCTCACTAAAGCCGATCTTTGCGATGATACTCAAGTTTACATTAAGCAAATATTGGGTATCGCTCCGCTGGCTATGGTAGAGACAGTCAATGCACTAGCGCGAGAAAGTGTACAACCTCTGTATGCTTATTGCGCTCTAGGACAGACAGTGGCAGTTATGGGCTCATCTGGAGTTGGAAAATCAACACTGATCAATAGCTTGATCGGGGCTCAGGCACAGTTAACCTCAAATATTCGAGAAGATGATAGCAAGGGGCGTCACACAACAACGGGGCGCACACTACATCAACTGAATTCTGGAGGCCTGCTCTTAGATACACCGGGTATGCGGGAATTACAACTTGCTGATTGTGAGCAAGGCGTCGCTGACACCTTTGAAGAAATAATCTCTTTAGCACGGCAATGCAGGTTTGCTGATTGTCATCACCAATCAGAGCCTGGATGTGCGGTGCAAACGGCGTTAACCAATGGAGAGCTAGAATATCGCCGTTTAGCCAGCTACCAAAAGTTACTCCGGGAGCAGGCATTAAATACGGCGAGTTTAGCCCAAAAGCGCGCTAAAGATCGTAACCTAACCAAGTTCCATCGCTCGATACAAGATGGGGCCAGAAGGCTTAAGGGAAAGTAA